The following proteins come from a genomic window of Gloeomargarita sp. SRBZ-1_bins_9:
- a CDS encoding AMIN domain-containing protein has translation MMKSAWILPGSVGLSLLAVPAHAARLQQWHFNPDVHVLEFTTDGVAQPRVQVLSQPTRVVIDLPQTLWPAGREVRHWQRGQVRQVRVAQFDETTTRIVVEFHPGVNVQATDVQVEAVGGGHWRVQLPGGMPAASVEPEWLTSTAGKGAVIRGLRVTEAGIFLQTQGQTGSTRVQRTADGQQVWIDLGNTALSPSYQPQPLPQLTQLGVQNIRLVQIAQQPPVTRVILQVQPGQTQWRVHVQQVGYLGGVMVVRGGENPPVAAHPAHQVTAPDNWGIAADPQPVAILRPEMQPQSWALGSFPVENFQAYTSPFGPRGRGFHYGLDLAAPEGSYVRSWWDGRIVEIFNDPACGTGIVIRSGRWEHIYCHLRGRAARDSQGVYLLDPSSGLNIRQGQWVTAGMRIGRVGMTGRTTGPHLHWGLRHDGRWIDPAVVLREMYAQQNRERLMS, from the coding sequence ATGATGAAATCAGCCTGGATACTACCGGGTTCGGTAGGCTTATCGTTGCTGGCCGTGCCTGCCCATGCTGCCCGCTTGCAACAGTGGCACTTTAACCCGGACGTCCATGTGTTGGAATTTACGACCGATGGGGTGGCTCAACCCCGGGTGCAGGTGTTATCCCAGCCGACGCGGGTGGTGATTGATTTGCCGCAGACCCTCTGGCCAGCTGGACGAGAGGTGCGCCATTGGCAGCGGGGACAGGTGCGCCAGGTGCGGGTGGCCCAGTTTGACGAGACAACCACGCGGATTGTGGTGGAATTTCATCCGGGTGTGAACGTCCAGGCGACGGACGTGCAGGTGGAGGCTGTCGGCGGTGGCCATTGGCGGGTGCAACTACCGGGGGGGATGCCTGCGGCGTCGGTGGAACCGGAATGGCTGACTTCCACGGCTGGGAAGGGGGCCGTTATCCGGGGTCTACGGGTGACGGAGGCCGGCATTTTTCTGCAAACCCAGGGGCAAACGGGTTCAACGCGGGTGCAGCGCACTGCTGACGGTCAGCAGGTGTGGATTGATTTGGGCAATACGGCCCTGTCGCCGAGCTATCAACCCCAGCCTTTACCCCAACTGACCCAACTGGGGGTGCAGAATATCCGTTTGGTGCAGATAGCTCAGCAGCCGCCGGTAACTCGGGTGATCCTGCAGGTACAACCGGGACAGACCCAGTGGCGCGTTCATGTGCAACAGGTTGGTTATCTAGGCGGCGTCATGGTGGTGCGGGGGGGGGAAAACCCGCCGGTAGCAGCTCATCCCGCTCACCAGGTCACCGCCCCCGATAACTGGGGTATTGCTGCGGACCCGCAACCGGTGGCCATTCTTCGCCCCGAGATGCAACCCCAGTCCTGGGCGTTGGGGTCTTTTCCGGTGGAGAACTTCCAGGCCTATACTTCGCCTTTTGGGCCACGTGGGCGGGGATTTCACTATGGACTGGATTTGGCCGCCCCCGAAGGCAGTTATGTGCGCAGTTGGTGGGATGGCCGCATTGTGGAGATTTTTAATGACCCCGCCTGCGGGACGGGTATCGTTATCCGCTCTGGGCGTTGGGAGCACATTTATTGCCACTTACGGGGACGGGCGGCCCGGGATAGCCAAGGGGTGTATTTGCTAGACCCCTCCAGTGGTCTCAACATCCGGCAGGGGCAGTGGGTGACAGCAGGGATGCGTATCGGGCGGGTCGGGATGACGGGA
- a CDS encoding pentapeptide repeat-containing protein — translation MERGWLIGELSSQAGVSPQTIRFYEREGLLAPPERNKSGYRLYPPESLAQLLFIQHCKQFGLTLEDIKQLVQLQARGINPYGSFRRLVQERLELLTQQMQQLQATHQAISQRLEWLTGRLPETDAPMDGRRTLEQWLAEAAHPTHLPSLPTAATPNRDQLLQRYWAGERNFQGWDLVQVNLARVNLSGVDFSRAQLMLANLAEVVLEDSRLIGANLTGADAIGGYFRRSQLIGAVMIGTDLSEPDLQEANLVGANLGGANLTAANLQQANLSEVLLIGANLREANLTGALLWGANLSGADLTDAHLDPASLATANLWGATLPNGQLYAPTLENRWTPNPG, via the coding sequence ATGGAGCGGGGTTGGTTAATCGGGGAATTGAGCAGTCAAGCCGGTGTGTCCCCCCAAACCATTCGGTTTTATGAGCGGGAAGGTTTGCTGGCTCCCCCGGAGCGCAACAAAAGCGGCTATCGGCTCTATCCGCCGGAGTCCCTGGCACAACTGCTCTTTATCCAACACTGCAAGCAGTTCGGCTTGACCCTGGAGGACATCAAACAACTGGTGCAATTGCAGGCCCGGGGGATTAACCCCTACGGCAGTTTTCGGCGGCTGGTCCAGGAACGTTTGGAGCTTTTGACCCAACAGATGCAGCAGCTCCAGGCGACCCACCAGGCCATTAGCCAGCGCTTGGAGTGGTTAACCGGACGCTTGCCGGAGACGGATGCCCCCATGGATGGTCGCCGGACCCTCGAGCAATGGCTAGCGGAAGCGGCCCATCCCACCCATCTGCCCAGTTTGCCCACCGCGGCCACCCCCAACCGGGACCAGCTCCTACAGCGCTACTGGGCCGGGGAACGGAACTTCCAGGGATGGGACCTGGTGCAGGTGAACCTGGCCCGGGTGAATCTCAGCGGGGTGGATTTCAGTCGCGCCCAACTGATGCTGGCCAATTTGGCCGAAGTCGTTTTAGAAGACAGCCGCTTGATCGGGGCAAACTTGACGGGTGCTGACGCCATCGGAGGCTATTTCCGCCGCAGTCAACTCATCGGCGCGGTGATGATCGGCACGGATTTGAGCGAGCCGGATTTGCAGGAGGCCAACCTGGTGGGCGCTAATCTGGGGGGAGCCAATCTGACAGCGGCTAATTTACAACAGGCCAATTTGAGCGAAGTTCTACTCATCGGCGCCAACCTGCGGGAGGCCAATTTAACGGGGGCGTTGCTGTGGGGCGCGAATCTCAGTGGAGCCGATTTGACCGATGCCCACTTGGACCCGGCTAGCCTAGCAACGGCCAACCTGTGGGGCGCTACCCTACCGAATGGACAACTCTATGCGCCAACCCTGGAAAACCGATGGACCCCCAACCCTGGCTAG
- the rdgB gene encoding RdgB/HAM1 family non-canonical purine NTP pyrophosphatase, whose translation MMNAPSPFELVLATTNPGKVREIRAGLPGWNCLIPPADLLLEETGTTFAENARMKAVQAARALQCWALADDSGLEVTSLDGAPGVFSSRYGRTDTERIQRLLLELGDEPERSARFVCVVAVANPQGEIVAEATGVCEGEILTAPRGTGGFGYDPIFYVPALGLTFAQMTPEQKRQVSHRGRALRALLPQLQALR comes from the coding sequence ATGATGAATGCGCCATCCCCTTTTGAGCTGGTGCTGGCCACGACTAACCCCGGTAAGGTGCGGGAGATTCGGGCTGGCCTGCCGGGGTGGAATTGCCTGATTCCGCCGGCGGATTTGCTGCTGGAGGAGACGGGGACCACCTTTGCGGAAAATGCCCGGATGAAGGCGGTCCAGGCGGCCCGGGCCTTGCAGTGCTGGGCGCTGGCGGATGATTCGGGGCTAGAGGTGACGAGTCTGGATGGGGCGCCGGGGGTGTTTTCGTCCCGCTATGGCCGCACAGATACCGAACGCATTCAACGGCTGCTGCTGGAGTTGGGGGATGAACCGGAGCGCTCGGCGCGGTTTGTCTGTGTGGTGGCGGTGGCCAATCCCCAAGGGGAAATCGTGGCGGAGGCGACCGGGGTCTGTGAGGGGGAAATTCTGACGGCGCCTCGGGGGACGGGGGGCTTTGGCTATGACCCCATCTTTTATGTGCCGGCGTTGGGGTTGACCTTTGCCCAGATGACGCCGGAGCAAAAGCGGCAGGTGAGTCACCGGGGACGGGCGCTGCGGGCGTTGCTACCCCAATTGCAGGCGTTGCGGTGA
- a CDS encoding tubulin-like doman-containing protein, translating into MAEYQGMTPTIVVGLGGTGKEVLMKIRRMIVETYGSLDALPIVSFLHIDTEQNAKVSEPQVVLKQDISLRPVEQVWAKVDNAKAILNRIADYDYLMEWFPPELAGTDAILAGAGQIRALGKFAFTVNYQTIKNAFAHARARILGHEKFMLDRWGVQLDKGINIFIVCSLSGGTGSGMVLDMAYNVRDWVPPSDLPQTCAFLVLPGAFSGLGDRVIANAYAALMELDHYSRPHTRFETQYSNNMADRISSQNAQDTPFSFCYLVGNSNDKVTLPTLEAVLEMVAQNIFLDFSSGFSQYKKLVRDNIRKHWASPDPLGFPQSYITFGLSSIQFPVQRVLNACASRLAVALVDWWANPTPAPTAMRDVIKTEILPHLGLAESENNHQLLDSLSVGDNMKPYSKEVADWVASLRKRRNDLNIPFENLRRFVSVEEEKYRVHFNDADSDPRRWSDYFQKMWDNLNRLIPQKTRELRETVAQMVEDRFRGPKWTRQFLEVLLEVWLEFRTTFDQSRQKEWLPRERSASQALQILLKQIDNHARQMLLVNKKKVIDDDFNAIMQALESIYVAKVEVKARALAIPLLDALREETQRLLNDLNNFDRNLEQLRRQLAEREQVYTRETGTLTVNGILLYDPKDIDQIYSKTLANRGESVFQGMSQDIWGGMGCRLFDLHTFEHLRLQDLYQRIINRAIDEFSNSEQLKVSVAEKFIAQYPTVEQQEAQLKSTFEKSEAFLRFSQEQARLGWDDRLEKRQTLVGIQGGNKPTDPAVAALLPLLRKATTLTDKDIRPYNDPHHIYFVREIGAFPLRLIEGMERMRTIYRTVLQNDRNPLHTHHNRQQFADIMPASSEEIQVRENIILGRVFELLTEAENKLTGYPEIKLHYQDSATGLARSLTLGSTWEEAEQYLLADQNRKARELLNDGIQKILKQATTKEAKRALYEQLMGYLQTLERTLPAGRDHPTYQRAEEAISNCVRTYRLFEPGTTPPPKVAQPSAPAAVPAGVVDSDIEKFTKLVEACFKGGKTPSDKELAILDKLRQKYGVSKEKAQEIIARYQPKKNDPELAAYEYGLMFRAFLDNDGEIGLDERAQLLELQEELGLTDAQVAIIEANIRDELGLG; encoded by the coding sequence ATGGCCGAGTACCAAGGCATGACTCCCACCATTGTGGTCGGGTTGGGGGGTACGGGCAAAGAAGTGCTCATGAAAATCCGGCGGATGATTGTGGAGACCTACGGCAGCCTCGACGCCCTCCCCATCGTGTCCTTCCTGCACATTGATACGGAACAAAACGCCAAGGTTTCCGAACCCCAGGTGGTGCTCAAGCAGGACATTTCCCTGCGTCCGGTCGAGCAAGTTTGGGCCAAGGTGGACAACGCCAAAGCCATCCTCAATCGCATTGCTGACTACGACTACCTCATGGAATGGTTTCCCCCTGAGCTGGCGGGCACGGACGCGATTCTGGCAGGGGCAGGCCAAATCCGGGCGTTGGGGAAATTTGCCTTCACCGTCAACTACCAAACCATCAAGAATGCTTTTGCCCATGCCCGCGCCCGCATCCTGGGCCACGAAAAATTCATGCTGGACCGCTGGGGGGTGCAACTGGACAAGGGCATTAACATCTTCATCGTCTGTTCTTTAAGCGGCGGCACGGGTTCGGGGATGGTGCTGGATATGGCCTATAACGTGCGGGATTGGGTGCCCCCTTCGGACCTGCCCCAAACCTGTGCCTTTTTGGTGCTGCCGGGGGCCTTTTCCGGCCTGGGAGACCGGGTGATTGCCAATGCCTACGCCGCCTTGATGGAGCTGGACCACTACTCCCGTCCCCACACCCGTTTTGAAACCCAATACAGCAACAACATGGCCGACCGCATCAGCAGCCAAAACGCCCAGGACACCCCCTTTAGCTTCTGCTACCTGGTGGGCAACAGCAACGACAAGGTAACCCTGCCGACCCTGGAGGCGGTTTTGGAGATGGTGGCCCAAAACATTTTCCTGGACTTTTCCTCGGGCTTTAGCCAGTACAAGAAACTGGTGCGGGACAACATTCGTAAGCACTGGGCCAGCCCGGACCCCTTGGGCTTTCCCCAAAGCTATATCACCTTCGGTCTGTCTAGCATTCAATTTCCGGTGCAGCGGGTGCTGAATGCCTGTGCCTCCCGGTTAGCAGTAGCCCTGGTGGACTGGTGGGCCAATCCCACGCCCGCTCCTACAGCCATGCGGGATGTGATCAAAACCGAAATCCTGCCCCATCTGGGCCTGGCGGAGTCGGAAAACAACCACCAATTACTTGACAGCCTCAGCGTGGGCGATAACATGAAACCCTACAGCAAAGAAGTGGCCGATTGGGTGGCCAGCCTGCGCAAGCGCCGCAATGACCTTAATATTCCGTTTGAAAATCTCCGGCGGTTTGTTTCGGTTGAGGAGGAAAAATACCGGGTGCATTTTAACGATGCCGATAGCGACCCGCGGCGCTGGAGCGATTATTTCCAAAAGATGTGGGATAACCTGAATCGGCTGATTCCCCAAAAGACCCGGGAACTGCGGGAAACGGTGGCGCAAATGGTGGAGGACCGCTTCCGGGGACCCAAATGGACGCGCCAGTTTTTGGAAGTGTTGCTGGAGGTGTGGCTGGAGTTTCGCACCACCTTTGACCAATCTCGGCAAAAGGAGTGGCTGCCCCGGGAACGCTCCGCTAGTCAAGCGCTGCAAATTTTGCTCAAACAGATTGACAACCACGCCCGGCAGATGCTGTTGGTGAACAAAAAAAAGGTGATTGACGATGATTTCAACGCCATCATGCAGGCGCTGGAGTCCATTTATGTTGCCAAGGTGGAAGTCAAAGCCCGGGCGCTGGCGATTCCCTTGCTGGATGCCCTGCGGGAGGAAACCCAACGCCTGCTCAACGACCTGAATAACTTTGATAGAAACCTGGAGCAGTTGCGGCGGCAGTTGGCGGAACGGGAGCAGGTCTATACGCGGGAGACGGGGACACTCACAGTCAACGGCATTTTGCTCTACGACCCCAAGGACATTGACCAGATTTACAGCAAAACTTTGGCCAACCGGGGCGAGAGTGTGTTTCAGGGCATGAGCCAGGACATTTGGGGTGGCATGGGCTGTCGCCTGTTTGACCTGCACACCTTTGAGCACCTGCGGCTACAGGATTTGTACCAACGTATCATCAACCGGGCGATTGATGAATTCAGCAACAGCGAGCAGCTCAAGGTTTCAGTGGCGGAAAAATTCATTGCCCAATATCCCACCGTCGAGCAGCAGGAGGCGCAACTCAAAAGCACGTTTGAAAAAAGCGAGGCTTTCTTGCGGTTCAGTCAGGAGCAGGCGCGCTTGGGTTGGGATGACCGCCTGGAAAAACGCCAGACCCTGGTGGGGATTCAAGGGGGTAATAAACCCACCGATCCAGCAGTGGCGGCTCTCCTGCCCTTGCTGCGCAAAGCCACCACGCTAACTGATAAGGACATTCGCCCCTATAACGACCCCCACCACATCTATTTCGTGCGGGAGATCGGGGCGTTTCCCCTGCGGTTGATTGAGGGGATGGAGCGGATGCGGACGATTTATCGCACGGTGCTCCAAAATGACCGCAACCCGTTGCACACCCACCACAACCGCCAGCAGTTTGCCGACATCATGCCGGCGTCGAGTGAAGAAATCCAGGTGCGGGAAAACATCATCCTGGGGCGGGTGTTTGAGCTGCTCACCGAGGCGGAAAACAAGCTGACGGGTTACCCGGAAATCAAGCTGCATTACCAGGACAGTGCAACGGGGTTGGCCCGCAGTTTGACCTTGGGGAGCACCTGGGAAGAGGCGGAGCAGTATTTGTTGGCGGACCAAAACCGTAAAGCCAGGGAGTTGCTCAACGACGGCATCCAAAAAATTCTCAAGCAGGCGACGACGAAGGAGGCCAAGCGCGCCCTGTACGAGCAGTTGATGGGCTATTTGCAGACGCTAGAGCGAACCCTACCGGCGGGCCGCGACCATCCGACCTACCAGCGCGCGGAGGAGGCCATCAGCAATTGCGTACGGACTTACCGCTTGTTTGAGCCGGGGACGACCCCCCCACCCAAGGTGGCTCAACCGTCAGCGCCGGCGGCAGTCCCCGCAGGGGTGGTCGATAGCGACATAGAAAAGTTCACCAAGTTGGTGGAGGCTTGTTTCAAGGGGGGGAAAACGCCGTCGGACAAAGAGCTGGCCATTCTCGATAAGTTGCGGCAGAAGTACGGGGTGAGCAAGGAGAAGGCCCAGGAGATCATTGCCCGTTACCAGCCCAAAAAAAATGATCCGGAATTGGCGGCCTATGAGTACGGGTTGATGTTCCGGGCGTTTCTCGATAACGATGGGGAAATTGGCTTGGATGAACGCGCCCAGCTGCTGGAGTTGCAGGAGGAGTTGGGGCTGACGGATGCCCAGGTGGCCATTATCGAGGCCAATATCCGCGACGAGTTGGGCCTGGGTTGA
- a CDS encoding NAD-dependent epimerase/dehydratase family protein: protein MRILLTGGAGFIGSAVQEVYWQAGHEVAILDDFSTGDPAYVHPHSRVYQADVRDAAAVARIVREWQPQVINHHAAQIDVRFSLDQPVADAQTNILGSLHLLEAARQGGVQQFIFASSGGACYGNLQQIPAPETHPLQPLSPYGIAKVTVEYYLQVYYQTYGLSYVALRYANVYGPRQGRKGEAGVIAAFIQALLTGQTPVIYGSGEQTRDFVYVQDVAELNLRVLGYREPLILNVGTGRETSVLELYGLIQQLVGTKVTPRFLPARVGEVSRSALDGGLACRLLGWTPQTPLAQGLQATLDWYRQVLQ from the coding sequence ATGCGCATTTTGCTGACTGGGGGGGCGGGGTTTATTGGCTCGGCGGTGCAGGAGGTGTATTGGCAGGCGGGACACGAGGTCGCTATCTTGGATGATTTCAGCACGGGCGACCCAGCCTATGTCCATCCCCACAGTCGGGTCTATCAGGCTGATGTGCGGGATGCGGCTGCGGTTGCGCGGATCGTCCGGGAATGGCAGCCCCAGGTGATTAACCACCACGCTGCCCAGATTGATGTGCGGTTTTCGCTGGACCAACCGGTAGCGGATGCCCAAACCAATATCTTGGGTTCGCTGCATCTGCTGGAGGCGGCCCGGCAGGGGGGGGTGCAGCAGTTTATCTTTGCGTCGTCGGGGGGGGCCTGCTATGGGAATTTGCAGCAGATTCCGGCGCCGGAAACCCACCCTTTGCAACCCCTGTCGCCCTATGGCATCGCTAAGGTGACGGTGGAGTATTATTTGCAGGTCTATTACCAAACCTATGGGTTGTCCTATGTGGCTTTGCGCTATGCCAATGTGTATGGCCCCCGCCAGGGACGCAAAGGGGAAGCAGGGGTGATCGCGGCTTTTATCCAGGCGCTGTTGACGGGGCAAACGCCGGTGATTTACGGCTCAGGGGAGCAAACCCGGGATTTTGTCTATGTGCAGGATGTGGCGGAGTTGAATTTGCGGGTGCTGGGTTATCGGGAACCCCTGATACTCAACGTGGGCACGGGCCGGGAAACGTCGGTGTTGGAACTCTATGGCCTGATTCAGCAGTTGGTGGGCACCAAGGTGACGCCCCGGTTTCTGCCGGCGCGGGTAGGGGAGGTGAGCCGCAGTGCCCTGGATGGGGGTCTGGCTTGTCGGTTGCTGGGGTGGACGCCCCAAACGCCTTTGGCTCAGGGGTTGCAGGCCACGCTCGACTGGTATCGCCAGGTGCTACAGTAA
- a CDS encoding single-stranded DNA-binding protein, whose protein sequence is MNVCILQAEIIREPQLRYTPDTQLAVTDMLVEFPGLRPEDPCGRLRVVAWGNLAEQTAKQFKVGDHIIIEGRLGMIKADLPGGMRTTRAELTASRIFPIQVGAAITAETPAAPLAPEIPATLEPDDECAIPF, encoded by the coding sequence ATGAATGTCTGTATCTTGCAGGCGGAGATCATTCGGGAGCCGCAACTGCGTTACACGCCGGATACCCAATTGGCGGTGACGGATATGCTGGTGGAGTTTCCGGGCTTGCGACCGGAGGACCCCTGTGGCCGATTGCGGGTGGTGGCTTGGGGTAATCTGGCGGAACAAACGGCCAAGCAATTTAAAGTGGGGGACCACATTATTATTGAGGGGCGGCTGGGCATGATTAAGGCGGATTTGCCGGGGGGAATGCGCACGACCCGCGCGGAATTGACGGCTTCCCGGATTTTCCCTATTCAGGTGGGGGCGGCGATTACGGCGGAGACACCGGCTGCGCCACTGGCACCGGAGATACCGGCAACGCTGGAACCGGATGATGAATGCGCCATCCCCTTTTGA
- a CDS encoding HhoA/HhoB/HtrA family serine endopeptidase, whose translation MSWRVRRTVMRPRGWFQLLTHALALLVGVVLTVVGFRALPSQADPLDQVVANSPVALTGSAKPTASNFVVAAVQRVGPAVVRIDTERTVSLNIDPFFDDPFFRRFFGEFNIPRERTERGQGSGFIIDKNGTILTNAHVVEGAQRVMVTLTDGRRLSARVRGVDEVTDLAVLKLDNPPSNLPVAPLGDSNKLQVGDWAIAVGNPLGLDNTVTLGIISNLRRTSSEVGIPDKRLNFIQTDAAINPGNSGGPLLNANGEVIGINTAIRAGAEGIGFAIPVDLAKTIAPILAEGRTVPHPYIGVTMSTLTPELARQINSDPNSLMQVPEVNGVIIRQVLPRSPAAEAGLRRGDVIVEVEGQKVTKAEDLQQIVERSQVGQRLQMRIRRGDQTLTLNVRTGDRKQVLGQQR comes from the coding sequence ATGTCTTGGCGAGTCCGGCGAACCGTCATGCGTCCCAGAGGGTGGTTTCAGTTGTTGACCCATGCCCTGGCGCTATTGGTGGGTGTGGTGCTTACGGTGGTGGGTTTTCGTGCCTTGCCGTCCCAAGCGGACCCCCTGGACCAGGTGGTGGCCAACTCACCTGTGGCTTTAACCGGTAGCGCCAAACCGACGGCGAGTAATTTTGTGGTGGCGGCGGTGCAGCGGGTGGGCCCGGCGGTGGTGCGCATTGATACGGAACGCACCGTGAGTTTGAACATTGATCCCTTTTTTGATGACCCCTTTTTCCGGCGCTTTTTTGGGGAGTTCAATATCCCCCGGGAACGCACGGAGCGGGGTCAAGGTTCTGGCTTCATCATTGACAAAAACGGCACTATCCTGACCAATGCCCATGTGGTGGAGGGGGCGCAACGGGTGATGGTGACCTTGACCGATGGGCGACGGTTGTCGGCACGGGTGCGAGGGGTTGATGAGGTAACGGACCTGGCCGTACTCAAGCTAGACAATCCGCCGAGCAATTTGCCAGTGGCCCCCCTAGGGGATTCCAACAAGTTGCAGGTGGGGGATTGGGCGATTGCGGTGGGGAACCCCCTGGGTTTGGATAACACGGTGACGTTGGGGATTATCAGCAATTTGCGGCGCACCAGTTCGGAGGTGGGGATTCCCGATAAGCGGTTGAATTTTATCCAGACGGATGCGGCCATCAACCCCGGCAATTCGGGCGGTCCTTTGCTGAATGCCAATGGGGAAGTGATTGGGATTAATACGGCGATCCGGGCTGGGGCGGAAGGGATTGGGTTTGCCATCCCGGTGGATTTGGCCAAGACCATTGCTCCGATTCTGGCGGAAGGCAGGACGGTGCCCCACCCCTACATCGGGGTCACTATGAGTACCCTGACGCCGGAGTTGGCGCGGCAAATCAATAGCGATCCCAACAGCCTGATGCAGGTGCCGGAGGTCAATGGGGTGATCATTCGCCAGGTGTTGCCCCGGAGTCCGGCGGCGGAAGCGGGCCTGCGGCGAGGGGATGTGATCGTGGAGGTGGAAGGGCAAAAGGTGACCAAGGCTGAGGACCTACAACAAATCGTGGAACGCAGCCAGGTGGGTCAGCGCCTGCAAATGCGCATCCGCCGCGGCGACCAAACCCTGACGCTGAATGTCCGCACTGGGGACCGCAAGCAGGTGTTGGGGCAGCAGCGCTAG
- a CDS encoding DNA-directed RNA polymerase subunit omega: MLQRRHRIDPVEILFRTEELLRDARNRYEITHQVALCAKRCRYEDLDALDDPFNKPVIRAIIEMAEKLKPELVGGENLTETLG, from the coding sequence ATGCTACAGCGCCGTCATCGCATTGACCCGGTAGAGATTCTGTTTCGGACTGAGGAGTTGCTGCGGGACGCCCGGAACCGCTACGAAATCACCCACCAGGTGGCCCTGTGCGCTAAACGTTGTCGCTATGAGGACTTAGACGCCCTGGATGATCCCTTCAACAAGCCGGTAATCCGGGCAATTATTGAAATGGCGGAAAAGCTCAAACCGGAATTGGTGGGCGGGGAGAATTTGACGGAAACCCTGGGTTAA
- a CDS encoding NAD-binding protein: MAGIVGVLLWSEGGFTAPAVAWDIVTNALITLLGEYPDKPRTLIGQVFQLLLLLFGTLVFGAIVGKFSSFFVTQALWQEKAMQTFCDHIIICNWNEKAPAVVHQLLEGTRRNPRDILVISASDIPQKADFADEPHVHFVQADPTHHATLRKYHAHQARAVILLADEDTPGPDEKNVLIALAIKHLEVEPHLPQNIHVVAELVKLDRYRHLKEAGVDEVVSAQTYSAGMIAQSALFRNMSVVYQQLLTYSDDTNEFYFIEPGNYPASWRGLTFVELSQQVARCSQPEQPIMLVGIRRGDGRIVLNPKLSQFPALAADDTLIVMAFQTITHLE, from the coding sequence TTGGCCGGTATTGTTGGCGTTCTGCTGTGGAGCGAGGGTGGGTTTACCGCACCGGCCGTCGCCTGGGATATCGTGACCAACGCCTTGATCACCCTCTTGGGCGAGTACCCCGATAAACCCCGAACCCTGATCGGCCAAGTTTTTCAACTCTTGCTGTTGCTGTTTGGCACTCTCGTCTTTGGCGCCATTGTCGGTAAATTTTCCTCTTTTTTTGTAACCCAGGCCCTTTGGCAGGAGAAGGCGATGCAGACCTTTTGCGACCATATCATTATCTGTAACTGGAACGAAAAAGCGCCAGCCGTGGTTCATCAACTTTTAGAGGGTACTCGCCGCAACCCCCGGGATATTCTAGTCATCTCTGCCTCAGATATTCCCCAAAAGGCTGATTTCGCCGATGAACCCCATGTGCATTTTGTCCAGGCTGACCCCACCCACCATGCCACTCTAAGAAAGTACCATGCCCACCAGGCCAGAGCGGTGATTTTACTGGCGGATGAGGATACCCCGGGTCCCGATGAAAAAAATGTGCTGATTGCCCTGGCCATTAAGCATTTGGAGGTGGAGCCTCACCTTCCCCAAAACATCCACGTGGTGGCAGAATTAGTAAAACTCGACCGTTACCGGCATCTTAAAGAGGCAGGGGTTGATGAAGTGGTGTCGGCCCAGACCTACAGCGCCGGAATGATTGCCCAAAGCGCTCTGTTTAGAAATATGTCGGTGGTCTATCAACAACTGCTGACCTATAGCGATGACACCAATGAGTTTTACTTTATTGAACCGGGGAATTATCCTGCTTCCTGGCGGGGATTGACCTTTGTGGAACTCAGCCAGCAAGTGGCCCGCTGTTCCCAACCCGAACAGCCGATCATGCTGGTTGGCATCCGCCGGGGCGATGGCCGGATTGTGCTCAATCCCAAACTCAGTCAATTCCCGGCTTTGGCAGCGGATGATACGCTAATTGTTATGGCCTTCCAAACCATTACGCATCTTGAGTAG
- a CDS encoding shikimate kinase, whose product MDLGLVAQARHHLGGVSVFLVGMMGCGKSTTGKALARQLGYRFCDTDQLIGQVTGRTIPHLFAAEGEAGFRRWESRVLAEVSSYTRLVVATGGGCVTQSLNWSYLQHGVVVWLDVPVEVLVQRLQQRQDRPLLAQAQTPDELQQRLQALLAQRQAYYAQADVRVSITAQMPVASVTQAILQGIVRNTHPRGQSVKYTRKME is encoded by the coding sequence ATGGACCTCGGCTTGGTGGCCCAGGCCCGTCACCATCTTGGCGGTGTCAGTGTGTTTTTGGTGGGGATGATGGGGTGCGGCAAAAGTACCACCGGCAAGGCATTGGCCCGGCAGTTGGGCTATCGGTTTTGTGATACGGACCAGTTGATTGGGCAAGTTACAGGGCGCACCATTCCCCATTTATTTGCCGCTGAGGGGGAGGCGGGGTTTCGCCGGTGGGAATCCCGGGTGCTGGCGGAGGTTTCCAGTTATACCCGTCTGGTGGTGGCGACCGGGGGCGGCTGTGTGACCCAATCCCTGAACTGGAGTTATCTCCAACATGGGGTTGTGGTGTGGCTGGATGTACCGGTGGAGGTGTTGGTGCAACGGCTACAGCAGCGGCAAGACCGGCCCCTGTTAGCCCAAGCCCAAACTCCCGATGAGCTACAGCAGCGGTTGCAGGCATTGCTGGCCCAGCGGCAGGCCTACTACGCCCAGGCGGACGTGCGGGTGTCCATCACAGCGCAAATGCCGGTGGCCAGCGTGACGCAAGCGATTTTGCAGGGAATTGTGCGGAACACCCACCCCCGTGGTCAGTCTGTTAAATATACCCGTAAAATGGAGTGA